One window of the Dreissena polymorpha isolate Duluth1 chromosome 5, UMN_Dpol_1.0, whole genome shotgun sequence genome contains the following:
- the LOC127831874 gene encoding uncharacterized protein LOC127831874, whose product MKIHMFCEDHSELICQTCISSQHRHCVKVTLTSQKGKVESCRELLSQIQKIQGELLLSLNKNENNIQSTEASHKMILQAIKDLRKNRDDSFDKLEDITKQELNGIMTSLMPSLQLNREQCIHFQTDLKCFGDTLQDVEKKSKEFLFIAQTKYLQQLKKSRTFIGDILHHNEYAMEFVPNKRIEQLLPNITCLGRIIQPNKVISMHSKIKHKLSISGIDRWSCYPYGMCEVDKLIIVVDNRNSRVKVFDELSQVVSHFDVPITPWDICMVSDREVAVTVDNNDNTHGVQFFNLVNMQLAKSNNYQLDHACHGIACHKNDLFITSNTELYHYTLDKTLILKRKLYEDTSHKHAVFKCAVSLSGNKIYVTGNSQNQLLTLTRDGSVLSTLTDPELTRPGSVHVTFAGQVLVCGISSRCIIQVDSTGRKKIATLVTRTDLDADPASVLYSRSKDSVIVGQCKNDFLLEFQIK is encoded by the exons ATGAAAATACACATGTTTTGTGAAGATCATAGTGAACTTATATGTCAGACGTGCATTTCGTCACAACACAG ACACTGTGTGAAAGTAACGTTGACTTCACAAAAAGGCAAAGTTGAAAGTTGCAGGGAGTTATTATCACAAATACAGAAAATACAAGGAGAGCTGCTGCTTAGCCTTAACAAAAACGAGAACAACATCCAGTCAACTGAAGCCTCTCACAAGATGATTCTACAGGCTATAAAAGACCTTCGAAAGAACAGAGATGACTCATTTGACAAACTTGAAGATATTACCAAGCAAGAGCTAAATGGCATAATGACCAGCTTGATGCCGTCCCTGCAGCTAAACAGAGAACAATGCATCCACTTTCAGACGGATCTTAAATGTTTTGGCGATACTTTACAAGACGTTGAGAAAAAAAGCAAAGAGTTTCTCTTTATAGCTCAAACGAAATATCTTCAGCAGTTgaaaaaatcaagaacatttataGGCGACATATTGCATCATAATGAATATGCCATGGAATTTGTCCCCAACAAAAGAATTGAACAGCTCTTACCCAATATAACGTGTCTTGGACGAATCATACAACCAAACAAGGTCATTTCAATGCATTCGAAAATAAAGCATAAACTAAGTATAAGCGGTATTGATAGGTGGTCGTGCTATCCCTATGGCATGTGTGAGgtagataaattaataattgttgtTGACAATCGGAACAGTCGAGTTAAGGTGTTTGACGAGCTAAGCCAAGTAGTCAGCCACTTTGATGTACCTATTACTCCATGGGATATTTGTATGGTCTCTGATCGCGAGGTTGCTGTTACTGtggataataatgataatacacaCGGAGTCCAGTTTTTCAATTTAGTCAATATGCAGTTGGCAAAAAGCAATAATTATCAACTGGATCATGCTTGTCATGGTATTGCCTGTCATAAGAATGATCTGTTTATCACGTCAAATACAGAATTGTACCACTACACATTAGATAAAACTCTAATTCTGAAGAGGAAATTGTATGAGGATACTTCACACAAACATGCAG TTTTCAAGTGCGCCGTGAGTCTAAGTGGAAACAAAATCTATGTCACCGGCAATTCCCAAAACCAGCTTTTAACTCTGACCAGGGACGGATCTGTGCTATCCACATTAACCGATCCTGAGCTGACACGCCCAGGGAGCGTCCATGTGACTTTTGCAGGCCAGGTGTTGGTATGTGGTATCTCATCTCGATGTATAATACAGGTAGATAGTACGGGGCGAAAGAAGATAGCTACGTTGGTTACAAGGACTGATTTGGACGCTGACCCAGCGTCCGTTTTGTACAGCCGTAGCAAGGATTCTGTGATTGTTGGACAATGTAAAAACGATTTTTTGTTGGAGTTCCAGATTAAGTGA